TCCGGTGCTACCTGCGGGATCCGGACGGCTACCTGATCGAGCTGGGTCAGGGCACCGGGATCCTCGCCGAGATGGGCAGGGGCCCCTCCGCCTGATGGGACGCGACGCACGGTCCGGAAGGAGAACGCGTGAACTGCGCCGATTTTCTCGAAGCGGTGGGAAAGCGGGCGGGAATGCCGGCGGCGGAGGCGGCGAACGTCATCCGAGCCACGCTCACGACATTGACGGAACGAATCAGTGGCGGCGAGGCCCACGACCTGGCCATGCAGCTCCCCGAGGAGTTCCGAGGGTACCTGCGCAAGGAAGTGGACTTCGCCGAACAGCTCGATCTCGTGGAGTTCCTCAGCGAGGTACAGGCGCGCGCGGGAATGGATGACCAGCGGGCTGCTGAGGGCGCCCGCGCGGTGCTGACCACCTTGCGCGAGGCGGTGAGCGCCGAAGAACTCGAAGACCTGGAATCCGAGCTGCCGAAGGACATCCGGCAGCTGCTTCATCCGGTGGGCCGCGGATTCGGGGCGTGACCCGAGCCAGACTGGTTGTCTCCGACCCGGCAGAGGGCTCTTCCCCGCCGGGTCGCGGGAAAGAGCCCTCGTGGGTGCGGCGCCGCTGGCGCCCGTACGCAGGGTCAGCCGAGCGGGGCCTCGTACACCAGCAGCTCAGTCCCGGCGGCTTCCTCGCCGTCGTCGGGCGCGGCGAACATCCGAAGCTTGTCGCCCGCCACCTCGAGCGCGACCGGGTTGCGCGTCACGACGTGCCCGGCCGTGGAGAACTTCGGGAACGGGATCTCGTGCAGGATCCGGTTGTCCCGAAGGTCCAACAGGGCCAGTCCGCTCAGCTCGTAGCTTCCGCCATCCGAACGCGGCAGCCCGGTGACGCCGGAGCAGATCTGCTTCTGCCAGCCGCTGTAGTCACAGTCCTGGTAGTCGACGAGGTGGTCCGGGTTTGCCTGCTTGCTCAATTGGTGGCCGTTCGGCGTCCAGGAGTACTCGGTGCGCGAGCCCCAGCTGACGCCATGCACCTTGCCGCTCACCCGGTCCCGGACCAACCCGCCGATGTGATCGGCGACCCGGAACGCCTCGGTGACCTGGTAGGTCTGCGGGTCGAGCCGGTAGACGATCGCCTGGCTGTTCGGCCGATACTCCGCAACCGGTACCCACACGGACTCGCCGTCGAAGTCGATGCCGCCCGGGTGGTAAACCGTGCCCTGGCCGAGCTGCACGTCCTTGAGCAGGTTGCCCTGTCGGTCCAGGACGAGCACGTGCCCGACACCCTTGCCCGGCGTGCGGTCGTATCCATCGACGGGCTGCGGATAGGGCACCGGCCGCTCGATGATCTCGACCGTCGACATGAAGATCTTGTCGCCGACGAGCGCGAAGCCCTGCGGGTGGTACGTCGGAAAGCGCAGCGGGATCTTCTGCACCTGCTGCCAGGCGGTCGAACGCGTGGTCTTCGCGAAGGCGGCCGTGACCGCGTCGTCTCGGTGCTGCTCCGTTGCCTGGGCAGACGTGGCGACCATGGCGACCGCCGCAATGACGGACCCGGCAAGGACGGCGATATGAGCGCGTCGCATCGGTTTCCCCTCGAGGTAGATGAACCGACGCGAAGCGTGCCCGACCGAGATGACCGGGCAGTGGCGCTGCGGCGGCGATCTGATGTCCGCGCAGGGCCGCGCCAACTGGCCGCCGGCCGCCGCCGACCCGTCCTGCCTACCGTCAGTGATCGGCGCGGCCCACCTGCCCGGCCAGACCAACCGGAGGTCACAATGCAAAGGAGCTCGCGGCCGCCGCGGAACCTCAATGGGTTGAGGCTTGTATAACGATTCGGTGCGCCGTGGAGGACGTCTTCAGGTTCTATCGAGACTTCACGAATCTGCCCCGCTTCCTGGGAGACGTCATGACCGTGAAGCAGATCGGGCCGGGAAGCTCCCGGTGGACCATACAAGGTCCCCTGGGCGTTCGAGTGAAGTGGACGGTAAGGCTGACCGAGGAGCGCGCGAACGAGTTGATTCGCTACGAGACGGTAGCTCCGACCGGGCTGAGGACCTCCTGGGAAGTCCATTTCGCACCCGGCTCCGAGGTTGGGCAGACGGAGGTTCGCGCGGTGATGAAGACACCGTTCGGGAGGCTGGGCCGCGTCGGTCTCGCTCTGATCGGGAAGCCCCCGGCCGGCGAGGTGCCGTCGAATCTGCAAAGGTTGAAGGAGTTGATGGAAGACGGAATGGTGGCTCACACCAGGCATGCGGTGGCCGGGAAATTTGCTCGCAATGAATAGAACGCCGGATGATGGACCGTCCACAATCCGCTGATCGCTGCTGCCGGGGGCGGCCGACTTTCGGGCTCAGGTCAGCACCGCGCCGCCAGCGATGTCGACGATGACGCCGGTGATCCAGCTCGACTCGTCGGACGCGAGCCGCGCACCGCACGCCAGGTCAACCACTCAACGCGGTGTCTGCCCGCGACTGGGAACCCAGGCCGGGGCAGACACGTCGGAGGACGCATGACAGGTAATAGCGTCCACGCACGCCGTCGAACGGACGCCAGCGGCGTTCCCCGAGTCATGACTCCAGCCCGAGTCATGGGGCTGGCCCTGGTCGCCAGCCTGGCCCTGCTCAGCGGCTGTACTGCGGAGCGGGTCCCCGCGCCACCACGTGACCGGGGAGTGCCGGCGGGCGGGTTCCGGCTCGTCGCGTTCGACTCCTGCGCGGAGGCGCTGCAGCAGCTCAAGACGGCTGCCAAGGCGTACGTCGGGCCCTGGGGGTTCGGGCCGAACGGGGGCATCCGTGCCTTCGACAATGCGGAACAGGTCGGGGCGCCGGCCGTAGCGAAGCGGGCGGATGCGGGGCCCGGGGGCAACGCGGCAGCTCCGGGCGACACGGCGGCCGGCGCTGCCGCCCCCGGCTACTCGGGCACCAACACGCACGAGGCCGGGGTCGACGAACCGGACCTGGTCAAGACCGACGGCAAGCGGATCGTCACCGTCCACCACGGCAAGCTTTACGTCATCGACCCGGCCACCCGCCAGCTGACCGGGGAACTGAAACTGGTACCCGGTGCCGACGGGTTCGGCGGGGCCGAAGACAGCCTGCTGCTACAGGGTGACCGGGCGCTGGTGCTGCTCCGTGAGGGGTGGGCCGGGATGGCGAAACCCGCCGTCCCGGAGGGCGGCGGGCGCCCCGCTCCGGCGGATGGGGGCTTTGCCCCGATGCCGGACGACATCGTCGGTCCACGGCTGGTCATGGTCGACCTCTCCGGCGCGCCGAAGGTCATCGGCGAATACCGGATCGACGGCAATCTGGTGGACGCCCGCCAGGTGGGCACGACCGTCCGCGTCGTGGTCCGCTCCGCGCCGCGGCTGAACTTCCCGTACCGGGAACAGGCCACCGACGGGCAGCGCACCGCCGCCAACCGCGAGATCATCGACAACGCCACCGCCGACGATTGGCTGCCCCGGTACGAGGTCGCCTCCGGCGGGCGAACCAGCACCGGACGGGTCGGCTGCGAGCGGGTGAGCAGGCCGGCCAGCTACTCCGGCACGTCGCTGGTGACCGTGCTCAGCTTCGACCTCGGTGTCGCCACGCTCGGCGCCGGCGACCCGGTCACCGTGATCGCCGACGGCGACACCGTCTACAGCAACGGACCCCGGCTGTACGTCGCCAACGACCAGCGCTGGCGCGTGCTGCCGATGCTGACCGCGCGGAACGTCGCACCCGGTCCCAAGGACGAGACCACCGAGATCTACCAGTTCGACACCTCCGGGGCGGATGCCCCGCAGTACGTCGCCGCCGCGTCCGTACCGGGCTGGCTGATCAACCAGTACGCCATGTCGGAGTGGGACGGGCACCTGCGAGTGGCCACCACCAGTGGCCGGACCTGGGGCGACAAGCCCGACTCGACGTCCAGCGTGTACGCCCTGCGCGCCGACGGCAAGAGCCTGACCCAGGTCGGCAAGGTCACCGGACTGGGCAAGGGGGAGCGGATCCACGCCGTACGGTTCGTCGGCGGCACCGGGTACGTCGTCACCTTCCGGCAGACCGACCCGCTCTACACCGTCGATCTGCGTGATCCGACGGCGCCGAAGGTGAGCGGCGAACTGAAGATCAACGGGTATTCGGCGTACCTGCACCCGGCCGGCGAAGGGCGGCTGCTCGGTGTCGGGCAGGAGGCGTCCGACCGGGGCCGTGTCCAGGGCACCCAGCTTTCGCTCTTCGACGTCTCCGATCCGACCAAGCCGACCCGGATCGCCCAGTATCACGTCAAGCAGGGACACTCCGAGGCGGAGTTCGACCCGCACGCGTTCCTCTACTGGCCGGCCGAGCGCCTGGTCGTCGTCCCACTGACCGTCTACGGCACGGGCGCCGCGAGCAGCCGTGGTGCGGTGAACGACCAGAAAGGCGCTGGCAGCCCGGGCCTGCCGACCAGTGTGGCGGTGGCTCTGCGGGTCGGAGACGGCGGGTTCACCGAGGTCGGCACGATCGACCACACCCTGGGCACGCGGCGTCCCCAGGATCTGGCGCCGATCCGCCGGTCACTGGTGGTCGACGGAGTGCTCTGGACCGTCTCCGACGCCGGCCTCAAGGCGACCAGCCTCTCCACCATGAAGACCCTCGGCTGGCTGCGTACGGCGTGACCCGTGCGGTGGTGGTCCGGGGCGGCCCGCGGCCCCGGACCACCACCACACGCCCGACTGGTGCGCCGACCACGAACGTTCACCGGTCTGGTTTTGGGAATCGAGCGGCGCCGGTCAGGACTGCAGAAGCGCTGGTGCCTGGGGTCGGAGGTCGTCAGCGGGGCAGCGACCGTGGGCGACGTAGTTGTTGATGAAGTCGGCGACGGTCCGTCTGACCTCGGCTGACGCGCCTCGCCGTTGCAGGGCGTCGGCTGCGGCGGTGAAGCAGGCGAGTGCGGCGCCCGCGAGCTCTCGATCGGCCAGGCCTTCGCGGGCTGAGGTCAGCCAGTCGCGGTGCCGCCGTAGGGGAGAGCGCAGGTGCTCGGTCGCCGCCGCCGCCGTTTCGGCGGCGGTCGGGTCGTCCAGCAGCGCGCTCACGACGGCCACTGGCACGATCCAGCCGTCACCTGGCTGCTGGTCGATCATGCGGAACTCGAGGTGTCCGCGGGGACGGATCGGCGGTACGAGAGTGCCGAGGTGACGCTCCAGGTCACCGAGGGTGGTCGGACGCGGCCCGTGACCGCGCAGCCAGTCCCGCATCGTCAGGCCCGTGGGTACGAGCCACGGCAGTGACTCGGGTTCGGCGATCATGGCGACGCGTGCAGCGAGGCTGTAGCGGGTCCACGCGGTTCGCGGGTCGGCGCTGTGGCGCGGCGCCCGGGTGCGGCTCGCGTCGGTGCCGAAGCGTAGGGCCTGCCGTTGGGACACCCAGCGGACACCGGATCGGGTGCGGTGCGGTGAGTTGGCGAACGATGCCAGGAGCACCGGGCCGATCGCATCAGCGAGCCGCCAGCGGCGGCGATATCCGGTCCAGCCGTCCGAGTCGTCGCCCGCGTCGAGGCAGACCTGAACGGAGGCGGAGTTGCACATGATCTCGCGACCCTTCCGGCCGGCGCGGTCGTGGTAGGCCGCCAGCGCGACGTAGCGCGGGTGCTCGGTTACGAGCCGCGGTGCGCGGCTGACGTCGAGGCCGGTGCCCTCGAGCAGGAGGCCATCCGCGGCGAGCGCGGCCCGGATGAGCGCGAGGTCGCTCGCGGCAGCGTCGATGCAGTCCTGCATGGTGGCACCGACCGCCGAGGACAGTTCGACCTGGCCGCCGGGCTCGATACTGATCCGGCCGCCGCCGGGCAGCGGGTCGCCCAAATGGGCGAGGGCGGCGCGGAGCCGCGCGATCTCCGGCCGGTCGAGGGGGTACGCGGGGTCTCGTACGGTGTATTCGAGTTCCACCCCGACCCTTCCCGGGGTGCCGATCCGGAAAGCGGCGGCGGCGACATAGGCTGCGGCGGTGGCCTCCGTGAGTACGGCAGCGTCATCCACGTGGACTCCGATGGGTAACAGGCGTGCCAGTTGCCCCACCCTGCGGGAAGGGCATCAGGACCAGCGGTGGAAGAGGACGCCTCCCAGCAGTGAGAGACCGTGCAGAGGCGCTCTCAATTAGCGGCTCCCACGGGTGCCTTGTCGAGGTGACCCGGCTAACTGCCGATGAACAATCGGTTCAGCCCGGTGAACGGTGAGGTGCACCCGGACCGCGAGCGGGTGGCGCGTCGCGCCGACGTTTGCTCGCAGCTTGGGGGAACATGGTGGCCATGGTGTTACCCAGACGGTTGGCGCGGTTCAACCGGGTCGTCACCAACCGCGTGACCGGTCCGCTGGCCGGGTGGCTGCCCGGCTTCGGCGTCATCATCCATCGGGGCCGTCGCTCGGGTCGCGAGTACCGGACGCCGATCAACATCTTCCGGACGTCCGACGGTTACGTCGCCGCCCTGACCTACGGGGTCACCGACTGGGCGAGAAACGTGCTGGCGGCGGGCGGCTGTGAGCTGGAGATCCGCGGCCGGCGAGCGCGCCTCACGAGTCCCCGCCTCGTGCACGACCCCACCCGCCGGGACATGCCGCCGGTCGTCCGCCAGGTCGTCGGGATGATCGGCGCGACGGACTTCATCCATCTCCGCTCCGCGCCCGATGCAGACCAGGTCGACGCCACCCGCCGTGAACCTGCTCAGCCCCCCGCAGCTCGGCGAGCTGCGCGTTCACGATCAACGCCACGACCGCCTCCGTGACGGACACGAATCAGCGACGTCATCACGGCGCACCGGTGCGAGGCCGTGCGGGCTCGCCAGGATGACCACGCCCAGGCGATCATGCCTGTTCCGCCGGTACGGCTGACGCCAACATGCCTGGCGGGAAGACGACCGGCGCCGGCCAGCGGCGTGGGCCCGGCCTCAGGCGGGCGAGGGCCGAGCCTCCGCTGTCGACAGCGAGAGCCAGAAGAAGCCATGACCGGCCACGCCGCAGTCGTATTCGCCGGACTCCTGCACCTTGGGGAACTCGGCGCCGTCGTCGCCGCGCTCGCCACGGAGGAATGCGAGAACGGCCGGGTTGGTCGACCGGACGATGCGGCAGCCAGGGCGGGAGAACGCCGTCCAGGCGTGACGCGTCTCGATCAGCTTCTCGACCACATGCAGCAGGGAGCACCGTGAACGGAGCTGGTTCTCCACGTTGACCGCCATGTAGCCGTAGATCGACTCGTGGATCAGCGGCGCCGGCAGGTTCTCCGGCTGTGCCACGGAGAAGCCACCGTTGCGGTCCGGTGCCCACTGCATCGGCGTGTTGACCGCCAGGTGGCCCGGCAGCGACAGGTTCTTGCCCATGCCGATCTCGTCGCCGTAGTAAACGACCGGAACGCCGGGCATTGACAACAACAACGCGAAGGCGAGTTCGAGCTGCCCCCGGTCGTCGTTGAGCAGGCTGGCCGTCCGCCGGCGGATGCCGGTCGCGCCCCGCATGCGGGCCAGCGGCGCGTACGTGTGCAGCAGTTCGTCGCGTTCCCGCAGGTCCCGTCCGTGGGATCCCGCGCGGGCGCCGGTTGCTCGGCCGGCGGTACGCCCGTCATCACCCGATCCGCCCCGCACGCGAGCGCTCGACGGTCGCGCGCGTGACGTGTATCCGACAGGCCCGCGACGATGTGCACGTTGCCTCGCCCGGCGGCCGGCGCGGCCGAGCCCCAGGTCGCGTAGCGGCCGTTGACGACCGTGGTTGCCTGCGTGGCCCGGCTACCCAGGTTTCCGCCGGCGGCGTCAGTGTGGCGCCTCGCGCTGATCCGTGCCCGGGCAGCCTGCCGGTGGGCCAGACTGCATGGGTGAAAAGCACCGCGCTCACCATCAGGTGGACGCCGTGGCGGTTCGTGACCGCGTTCGGTGTGGTCAGCCTGCTGTCGGACGTGGTGTACGAGGGCGCCCGGTCGGTCATCGGCCCCTACCTGGCCACCTTCGGCGCATCCGCGACCCTCGTCGGGCTGGTCACCGGCGCCGGGGAGGCGTTCGCCCTGGCCGGGCGGCTGGCCACCGGGCCCCTCGCCGACCGTACCCGGGCCTACTGGCGCCTTGTCCTGGTCGGCTACGCCGTGACCATGGTTGCCGTGCCCGCGCTCGGGCTGACCACCGCGCTGTGGCTGGCTGCGGCGCTGTTCATCGCGGAGCGTGCCGGCAAGGCGATCCGCGGCCCGGCGAGAGATGTCATGATCTCCCACGCGGCCGCGGCCGTCGGCCGTGGCAAGGGCTTCGCCGTCCATGAGGCGCTCGACCAGACCGGCGGCGTCGCCGGGCCGTTGCTGGTCGCCGCCGTACTGGCCGCCACCGCCCACAACTACCGGCCCGCGTTTCTCGCCTTGGCCGTACCCG
The window above is part of the Micromonospora inositola genome. Proteins encoded here:
- a CDS encoding glutamate-cysteine ligase family protein, translated to MDDAAVLTEATAAAYVAAAAFRIGTPGRVGVELEYTVRDPAYPLDRPEIARLRAALAHLGDPLPGGGRISIEPGGQVELSSAVGATMQDCIDAAASDLALIRAALAADGLLLEGTGLDVSRAPRLVTEHPRYVALAAYHDRAGRKGREIMCNSASVQVCLDAGDDSDGWTGYRRRWRLADAIGPVLLASFANSPHRTRSGVRWVSQRQALRFGTDASRTRAPRHSADPRTAWTRYSLAARVAMIAEPESLPWLVPTGLTMRDWLRGHGPRPTTLGDLERHLGTLVPPIRPRGHLEFRMIDQQPGDGWIVPVAVVSALLDDPTAAETAAAATEHLRSPLRRHRDWLTSAREGLADRELAGAALACFTAAADALQRRGASAEVRRTVADFINNYVAHGRCPADDLRPQAPALLQS
- a CDS encoding alpha-amylase family glycosyl hydrolase, yielding MRGGSGDDGRTAGRATGARAGSHGRDLRERDELLHTYAPLARMRGATGIRRRTASLLNDDRGQLELAFALLLSMPGVPVVYYGDEIGMGKNLSLPGHLAVNTPMQWAPDRNGGFSVAQPENLPAPLIHESIYGYMAVNVENQLRSRCSLLHVVEKLIETRHAWTAFSRPGCRIVRSTNPAVLAFLRGERGDDGAEFPKVQESGEYDCGVAGHGFFWLSLSTAEARPSPA
- a CDS encoding nitroreductase family deazaflavin-dependent oxidoreductase, which codes for MVAMVLPRRLARFNRVVTNRVTGPLAGWLPGFGVIIHRGRRSGREYRTPINIFRTSDGYVAALTYGVTDWARNVLAAGGCELEIRGRRARLTSPRLVHDPTRRDMPPVVRQVVGMIGATDFIHLRSAPDADQVDATRREPAQPPAARRAARSRSTPRPPP
- a CDS encoding DUF2267 domain-containing protein, whose protein sequence is MNCADFLEAVGKRAGMPAAEAANVIRATLTTLTERISGGEAHDLAMQLPEEFRGYLRKEVDFAEQLDLVEFLSEVQARAGMDDQRAAEGARAVLTTLREAVSAEELEDLESELPKDIRQLLHPVGRGFGA
- a CDS encoding beta-propeller domain-containing protein, which codes for MTPARVMGLALVASLALLSGCTAERVPAPPRDRGVPAGGFRLVAFDSCAEALQQLKTAAKAYVGPWGFGPNGGIRAFDNAEQVGAPAVAKRADAGPGGNAAAPGDTAAGAAAPGYSGTNTHEAGVDEPDLVKTDGKRIVTVHHGKLYVIDPATRQLTGELKLVPGADGFGGAEDSLLLQGDRALVLLREGWAGMAKPAVPEGGGRPAPADGGFAPMPDDIVGPRLVMVDLSGAPKVIGEYRIDGNLVDARQVGTTVRVVVRSAPRLNFPYREQATDGQRTAANREIIDNATADDWLPRYEVASGGRTSTGRVGCERVSRPASYSGTSLVTVLSFDLGVATLGAGDPVTVIADGDTVYSNGPRLYVANDQRWRVLPMLTARNVAPGPKDETTEIYQFDTSGADAPQYVAAASVPGWLINQYAMSEWDGHLRVATTSGRTWGDKPDSTSSVYALRADGKSLTQVGKVTGLGKGERIHAVRFVGGTGYVVTFRQTDPLYTVDLRDPTAPKVSGELKINGYSAYLHPAGEGRLLGVGQEASDRGRVQGTQLSLFDVSDPTKPTRIAQYHVKQGHSEAEFDPHAFLYWPAERLVVVPLTVYGTGAASSRGAVNDQKGAGSPGLPTSVAVALRVGDGGFTEVGTIDHTLGTRRPQDLAPIRRSLVVDGVLWTVSDAGLKATSLSTMKTLGWLRTA
- a CDS encoding SRPBCC family protein, which translates into the protein MTIRCAVEDVFRFYRDFTNLPRFLGDVMTVKQIGPGSSRWTIQGPLGVRVKWTVRLTEERANELIRYETVAPTGLRTSWEVHFAPGSEVGQTEVRAVMKTPFGRLGRVGLALIGKPPAGEVPSNLQRLKELMEDGMVAHTRHAVAGKFARNE
- a CDS encoding DUF6454 family protein, giving the protein MRRAHIAVLAGSVIAAVAMVATSAQATEQHRDDAVTAAFAKTTRSTAWQQVQKIPLRFPTYHPQGFALVGDKIFMSTVEIIERPVPYPQPVDGYDRTPGKGVGHVLVLDRQGNLLKDVQLGQGTVYHPGGIDFDGESVWVPVAEYRPNSQAIVYRLDPQTYQVTEAFRVADHIGGLVRDRVSGKVHGVSWGSRTEYSWTPNGHQLSKQANPDHLVDYQDCDYSGWQKQICSGVTGLPRSDGGSYELSGLALLDLRDNRILHEIPFPKFSTAGHVVTRNPVALEVAGDKLRMFAAPDDGEEAAGTELLVYEAPLG